GGCTCGTCGCGTCGCAGCGCAAGAGCACCGTGTACGTGTGGCCGGCTCTCGTGCTGGTGCTTCTCATCACGACGAGCATCACCGAGAGCTATCTTCTCTTCGAGCTGGGTCTAATGTTGCTCGTGTTGAGCGTTATGGCCGCCTCTCGTAACAGGTCCTGGCGACAGTTACTCGCCCCGCGCGACGGCTGAGTCGAGGACATCGTTGATCGAGTGTCGGGCGCGCCAATCCAGGGCACGCCTGATCGCTGCCGTGTTTCCGACGACCCGCGGCGGGTCACCCTCTCTGCGTGGAAGAACGATCGCAGGCGGACTTCCGGGAAGCCGCGCGCGCAATCCGTCAACGATCTCACGGACGCTTGTTCCCACCCCGGTGCCGACGTTGAAAACGCGATGCGGCTCGCGTTGCCGGGGAAGCGCATCCAGCACCGCGAGGTGTGCGTCTGCCACGTCTGCCACGTGGACGAAATCGCGGATGCAGGTGCCGTCTGGCGTGTCGTAGTCGTCGCCGAAGATGCGAGGCGACTGTCCGTCGCGCAGCCGCCCCAGCACCATCGGAATCAGGTTCAGGCCCGCCGTGTCAACCAGGTCGGGCCACTGGGCCCCCGCAACGTTGAAATAGCGAAGACTCACGGCCCGTAGCCCGTGAGCGCGTGCCGCGGCCGCCACCAGCCACTCCCCGAGCAGCTTCGTGCGCCCATACGGGTTCGCGGGCGCCACGGGGGCATCTTCATCGACGTCAGCCGTCGCATCCCCGTACACGGCGGCGGACGACGAGAACACGACGTCGCGCACGGCGGTGTCGCGCGCGGCCGCCAGCACCGCTGCCAGAGCTCGCGTGTTGTCGCGGTAGTACTCCAGCGGATGCTGCACCGACTCGCCCGCTTGCTTCCTGGCCGCGAGATGGACGATGGCCGTCACACCGTGCTCGGTGATGACGTCGCGCAGTACGCGACGCGCATCCGGGCCAGCCAGATCGAGCGAGACGCTCGGTATGCCGCTGATGCGCTCCCGTCGACCGGTGACGAAGTCGTCGACGACGACGGGCGTGTCCCCACGATCGCGAAGTTGGCGCACGATGTGCGCGCCGATGTACCCGGACCCTCCCGTGACAAGAACGCTCACCCGAGAAGCCTAGGGGCAGGGGCGCAGACGCCCCACATCGCTGGAGAGCACGCCAGAGCCTCCCAGCAGGGTGACGCGGCCCACACTGAGCGAGCGCATGTGGGCGATCATGTCTCGAGGAACGCAGGTGGTGGGCGCGATGTACATGGGCGCGCCGCGCACGCCGGCCAGCACACTGCCGGCGAGAGCGTCGGGGAAGTTCAGCCCGTACGTCACCAGCGCGTCGCTCGCGCTGCCGCGAACCGCCTGCTTGTTGATGGCCAGTGATGTCGCGAAGCGGTCGGCACCGGCCAGGCGCGTCACCGGGGCGACCGTTCGCAACGACGTCACCACGCCGCCGGAAACCACTCCCGTTCCGCCTGCCACGTAGATCTGGGAAATGCGCATGCGGGTGAGCAAGCTGCGCGTCGCTGAGTCGACGGTCGATGCCGTTCCCGGTACCAGCACGACGGGTGCCGCTCGGTTCGCGCCCGCAGCACCGGCAGAGAGCGCGTCAGCGAATCCGGCGCCGGTGGCGATGTAGACCTCCGACGCGCGCGGGAACGCGAATTCGGCGATCGCCCGCGACGTGGCGTAGCGGTCGGCGCCGCCGAGCCGGGTCACCGAGCGGGACGACGCGAACGAGCGCAACTCGGTGGCAACCGCACCAGACACGACCCCCGTACCGCCGACGACGACAATGCGCTGAGGACGCAGGCGATTGAGCTCGGTTCGAACGACCGACGGGATGCTCGTGGGCCCGACGAGCAGGACCGGTCCGCCCAATTGCACGGCGGCGGGCCCCGCGCTCAGTGCGTCAGGAAAGCTGAGCCCATTCGCGATCACCACAACGGGGGCGCCGGAGGGGAAGGCCGCGCGCGAGATTTCGACGGCCGTCGCGAAGCGATCGGGCCCGGCGAGCCGAGCGGTACTGACGTTCCACCAGCTGCCCGTGCGTGCCGCCGACAGTGAGCGTTCGCCCCAGCGCGCCCGAACACTGTATGCGGTCACACCGTTGGGGAGGTTCGGTACGGAGACCTGCCATGACCCATTCGACGCTACCGCTGCCGTACGCGTGACCGAGCCGTTGAACGTGACTTCGATGCGGTGCCTCGGACCACCGTGCTGCAGCGTTCCTCGCATGGTCGATCCGGTGAAGCTTCCGGTCGTCGACGGAGTGGTCACGAGGGGCGTCGATATACCGATCGATGGTTCCCATGCTCCCTGGTACAGGGTCTCGGCGCTAGCGCCGCTGGAGGCGTACAGCGGAGCGAACACGCCGAGGCTTCCTGCCGTGCAGCCCCCCGACGAGTTACTGGCCGACGTCACACCGATCGCCGTCGTGCCGGTGAGCGCGGCGCCTCCGCTGTCTCCGCCGAGCACGCAGATGGACGCGACGATGCCGTTCACCTGATACGCGGTGGGATCGTCAGCCCCGCCGACCCGCAGGTTCTGGTTGACGGCGGTGATCGTGCCGCAGGTCCAGCCCGTCGTCCCGCCCGACTTACAGATCGGAGCACCGACGACGGCACGGGTCGCGTCGCGCACGATGACCGGGGCCGACGACAGCGGTCCACCCTGACCTCCACCCCAGGTGACGACCTCGGGTCGTGAGGTCCAGCCGGAGCGCGTGACCCCGACGAGACCGTGATCCCACCCTCCAGACGTACCGTTTCCGCCCGTCACGTGCGAGTCGGGAATCGGCTCGCCGATGTTCACGAATGGCGTGCGGAAGTTGCCGGGCGAGACCGCGGTCATGATCGAGCGGGTGCCCGAGAGGTCACCGTCGCAGTGGCCGGCGGTCAGAAACTGCGGTGCCCCCGTTGCGGTTGCAACGCCGGGGAAGCCGACTGAGCAGCGAAAGCCCTCTCCCCCGTCGCCCGGAAAGAAGTACGGCAATCCTCCGCGGAGGTCGTTGGCGGGCAGAAACAGTTCGTCGGAGTAGTCCGGCGACGGCGGTTCGCCGACTTCGGCAACGAGCCCCTCGGCTTCCACGATCGGAACCTGATTCGGGTCGGAGAGGTAGACGACAACAGCCTTGGTCGTCAGCTCAGCCCCGAGGACGTCGATGCCGGCAGGGAGGGAGTCGATCCGGTCGACGGCCTCGCGGGCCCGTTCCGATTGTTCGACGTACTCGCGGGCGGACATTCCGAGGTCCCGTTCGAGAGCGGCCTCCAGTTCGGCCGGCACATCCTCGGCCTCGCCGCTGACAGTGACGGCATCCACCGTCTCCCACGGTGTGGTGGCGGTCGCCTGCGCCGGCGACGCCGCCACAACCGCCTCGACGAGAATGAGCGCCCCAACCGATGCTGCGGCAACCGCCAGACGACCGTGCCGTGTAGCCCAGCGGACACCGCCCGTCGTCATGGCGTCACCCTACAGACAGGGTTGGAACGAGCGCGACGTGCCGGCGACGATCGCCGTACCGCCAACCAGCGTGATGTGGCGAACGCCGGCGTTGCCCAGGTGCGTTCCCGACGCCGCGGGCATACAGGTGCCCGGGGTGAGGTGCAGCGGGGACTGCGTCGCTCCCGCGGCGGCAGCGGCACTGAGAGCGTCGGGGAAGTTGGTCCCGCTCGCAAGGTATGCGCGCTCCGCTGCGGGGAAGGCGTAGGTGTTGATGGCCGCCGCCGTGGCGTATCGGTCCAGCCCGCCCTGACGAACCACCGAGTTCACGCTGGAGATCGACCGTATGGAGTCAACGAATGACCCGCCGGGCAGAACTCCCGTGCCCCCAGCGAGTACGACGGTGCGCACACCGAGCGACCCCAGAAGCTGCCGCGTCTCTTGCGGCATCGATGTCGACCCAGGGGGGACGAGAACGACCGGCCCTCCGAGCGCTCCGGCCGCAGCGCTCGCGGCGAGCGCATCGGGGAAGTTCGCACCGCTGGCGACAAACGCAATGGAGGCGCCGCTGGGGAAACCTGCGCGCGCGACCTCGTTCGCGGTCGTATAGCGGTCTGCGCCCGAATCGCGACGGATGCTGGGCGCGAGGGGACGGAGTTGGTCGACCACCGCGCCCGGGATGACTCCCGTGCCGCCCACGACGACGATGCGACTGGGTGCGAGTCGTTGAATCTCAGCGCGCACCACAGGGGGCAGGCCCGTCGACGGGGTGAGAAGCAGAGGCGCGCCGGCGTTGGCGGCGGCTGGGGCGGCGGCGAGCCCGTCGGGGAACGAGGACCCGACGGCAACGTAGACGACGGCGGCGCCGTCGGGATACGTCGCTTTGGAAATCTCGACGCTCGTGGAGTAGCGGTCATCACCGGCGAGACGAGAGGCGCCGACGTTGGTGGGGTTGAAGCCGGTCGGGCTGCCGAACCACTGCGAATAGATGCGCCAGAAGTTGCGGTTGCCGTACGCGGAACAGGAATCACCGAGCCCGAAGAGGTTGTTCATCGCTGCCGCGTTCGGCGTGTACGGGGTGTAGTTGTACAGCCCCGCTGTGGCGGCATTGCGGATGGTCACGGTGACGCTTCCGCACGCCGTGTTGGGGTGATATCGCACGGCTTGCGTGCGAACACGGTGACTGAAGTTGTGTGGCTCGAGGCGATAGCGCTGGAATTGCGCCGCCGCGTTGTAGACCTGGTTGAAGAATCCCGCGAAATCGGGGTGACACCATCCTGGACGGCTGGGGTCATCGGGGCAGTAGTAGCCCATTGCCCGTTCGAGTGTCGAGTTGGAAGGGGACCGACTCGTGACGAGGCTCTGCTCTTTCTGCAGGGTGACGAGGATGACCTTCGCACTGATGTTGCACGACTGCTGAACTTTGAAGATGATCCGTGCCGCGGTTTCATTGCTCGCACCGGCGTAGCCGTTGCACCGCGGCGTCACGGGACGGTCTCCGGTGGACTGGCGATAGATGTTCAGGCAGTTCGCGTTGTTGCAGGTTCCGATCTGGCGATTCAGGAACTGCTGAATCTCGCTCTCGCTCATCGCGGCGCCGTCGTAGAACAGGTGGTCCGCAATGATGTAGCCCGGATCGAAATCGGCCGCGTTCACCGCCTGCGCGGGCTCGGGCGCATCGGTAGCGACGATCAGTGCGCCGACCAGAAGTGCGCTGGCGACGACGGCCACGATGCGACGCAGCGACTTCATGATGGTTCCCCCCAGATCGTCGCGCCCCCCGGCGCGCGACGTTGTCAGGGTAACCCGAAAGTGAACGGCGTGGGGCGCAAGTGGGCGGTGTGGCGTTCGTTGTTCGAACGGCCCCTACGGCGCGCTCGCGAGAAAATCGCCGTGGATGACGCCCGCCGAGAGAGTGCCGTCGTGAACGTGCCGCACGAAAGCAGGACCAGCGGACGCGCGCTCTCGAGCCGCGTCGCGGTCGGAGATCAGGCTGTCGAGGCGATTGCCGAGCTGCTCGGGGGAGCACGACACGATCGGCGGACGCTCTCCCGTCACACCCTCGACGTGGGCAACGACGTCGTCGTGCAGATGAGCGATGACGACTCGTCCGGCGGCCATCGCCTCAACCGCCGCAACGGAGTAAATGCCGAGTCGCACCTGATCGATCACGATGTCGGCCGACCGAACCAGGTCCGGCATCTGGGCGGCAGGCACACCGGAAACGGGACGATAGTCGATGAGGCCGTCCGCGTGCATCCGGTGAAGGACGGGCTCGATGAGGGCGGTGCCCTTGATGCGGGGGTTCGTGGGCGCGTGCAGCACCACCGGGCGCCGTCGGGCAAGTGGTGGCTCGGACGCCACCCACCGTTCCGGCTCGACCATGACGGGCAGCCAGCGCGCGTCAGGGTGATCGCGGAGGAGGTCGGGTGTGGTCACGAACACAGGGCCGCCGGTCTCGGCGAGGAGGCGAGCGTAGCGATCGGCGCCCTGCTGCAGCGCATCCCGCGTCTCCCAATCGTCGTCGTGAAACGGAGAGTGGCGACTGAATTCGCGATGGATGCGCGGACTCCGAAGATCACTGCCGTGCGCAAGGTGCGCCACGGCGACTCCGCGCTGCCGGAGGGCGTGAATCTCGCGAGCCGGGTCGAGATCGAACAGCGTGCCGAAGATCGGTCTGCCCGATTCGACGATGACGTGGCTGTAGTGTTCCGCGATCGCGGCGAACTGTCGACGGCGCCAGTGGCTCGACAGGCGCACGATGTCGCCGCTGACCGAGATGTCGGCGGGGAACCCGAAGGTGTCGCCTGCGGGCCGCTGGTGCACGTTGATGGCGGCGACCCGGTCGAGCCGGTCGAGGGCCCGTGCGAGCAGGTACCCCTGTGCGGCGTAGTTGGTCGCGCCGATCGTGACGCGCGTCGGCGCGTCGAGACGCGGCGGCGGGGGTGGCACCTCGCTCAGGTCATACCGATAGCGACGAGGCCGCAGGCGCACGGCGACGGGTTCCGGGAGGCGGTCGACCGCGGCTCGAAGACGTTCGCGAAAGCGTCCCACCACGGTCACCCCCGTCCGAGGCGACGACGAGCCCGTTGGTCACGCCGGGTTGTGTGCCACGACGCGACCATCATCGGCATCGGCGCCTCCGGGTCGAAGGTGTAGCGCAGCTGCCGCGGAAGCAGGGTGCTGGGCAGCCCGTATCGACGCCGTGTTTTCGCCAGGGAGACGAGGGCGTCCGCGCCGACACCGCTGCCGGGGTGCAGCGAGTCGAGTAGTCGACGGTCGGCCCGCGAGAGACGCGCGAGTGCACCGGGCCCCGCGATGTCGAGCTGCGAAACGATCCCGGTCAGCTCTTCTCGTTCGTCATCGTTCCAGTGCTCCGGCATCGGACGGTTCACGAATTGACCGAGCACGTTCACCCGAAGCGTCTTGACGACGATGGCACGCCGGACGCTCTCCGGCTGGGCACGAAACCAGCGATCGCTGAGCAGGTCATCCACGAACCGCAGCGCGTGGGCGACCCCTCGCGGCGCGAGAGTCACGCGATCGTCGGCATCGTCGTGAACGATGTATCCGAGCCCGCGGTGACGGGTGATCACGCGGTCGGAGAAATACAGCCGCGAGGTGAAGATGACATCGCCTCCGGGCGACTGTCCTGGCGCCAATCGGATGCCGTCGATGGCGTTCCGCCTCATGAGTCCGAGTGGAGCGCTCCGGTACGCGAGGCGGTCGGCGATTCCGTCGAGTCGGTCGTCGCGCCCTCGCCGCGCCGGCGGCGTGGCAACCACCTGGTCGACACGGCTGCGCCGCACGATCGTGGGCAAGACGACGTCTGCCCCCGTCTCGTGAGCGCGCTCAAGCCACGCGTCGACCGACCCGCGCTCGAGTTCGTCGTCACTGCCCATGATCGCCAGCCACTGAGCTGATGACGCATCGAGTCCTGCGTTGAAAGGTCCCGAGGGGCTCGCGATGCCATCGTGGAGTTCGATGAGTCTGACGCGGGGGTCGTGCGCGACATCGCCGATTGCCGCGGCAATGGATGCGGATTCCACGTTGTGGCAGACCACGGTCACCCGCGCTCGTGCGGACGCGACCAAGGCCGAGCGAACCGCTCTCCCCACCGGGCGGCGGGCATTGTGCACGGCGATGATCACATCGACAAGAACCCCGTCTTCGCCGGTCACTGCGCACCCCTCGCTCGAATGACGTCAAGCGCCGCGGCCCACTTCTCGACCTCGAGCGCCGCCGAGAGGGGTGCTGCCGCACGGTGGGCGGCGGCCTTCATCTCGACGACCCGCACGGGGGTGAGCCCCTCGAGCGCTCGCCGCAGCGACTCCGCGGTGAAATCGCCGCACACAACGCCCAGCCCTCGCTCGTCGACGATCGACGACATTTCGGGAGAGGGGCCGACGATGATGCCAAGGCGCGCCTGGACGTAGTCGAAGAGTTTGTTCGGGAGCGCCCAGCGGTGATTGAAGGACGTCGGGGGGAGCACGAAGACCCCGACGTCATGGTGCGCGAGGGTGTCGACGAGGTCGGCATACGGCACCGGATCGTGGAGGCGAGAGCGTGTGGAGCGCGCACATCGCTGTCGCAGGGCCTCGAGATAGGTCGGGTCGTTGGGGGTGAGGTAGAGGTCGAGCGTGACGCTGGTCGTGCTGGCCTCGACCGCGTCGATCATGAGCTCGAGAGCGCGGTTGGGCAGCGCCGCGCCGCTGTGCACAAGCCGAATGGGGTCGCCGACGGGCGTGGGCTCGGCCTCCCGGTAGGGCGTCGCGTTCGTCACCACGGTGGGCGACACCCCGAACTCCGAGCGATAGGCGCGTGCGAGTCCCGCCGAGACCGTACTGGTCGAGGCGGCGTTCGTGACGAAGGTGCGGAGGATCCAGCGGAGGAACGGCGCGACGAACAATCGCCAGCGGAGGAGCTCTTCGCGCTGCCGAGGCGCGTACTCATGCAGGTCGACGTGTACTCGCCTCGGGTCGACGGAACGCATGACCAGTGGCACCGTGTCGACGTCGTTCGCGAGGGCCAGATCGATGGATGCGCGGGGCTCGGCCAGCAGGGATCTCGCCGCCGCGACGGCGGGGTTGCCCCAGTACGCGCGGCGGTACTGCCGCAGGATCAGCGCGGCGCGCGGCCACCGCCAGGCGGGGGCGTCGTCGGGGACCCTCAAGTGCTCGACGACACCGAGCGGGGCCTCGCCGTACCCGAGGGTGACGAGGTCATACTCGTCTCGAAAACGCTCGATCTGTTTGAGCACGCGGGCGTCGCCGGCGAGCGGCGAGAAACTGGCGATGAGCAGACGCGGTCGGCTCATGCCGCGACCCCGATGCGATTCACGAGCGCGCGCCTCCATGGGCCCTCTGCTGCCTCGGCGGAGAGGTCGTGGGCGGCGCGATCAGCGGCGGCCTTCCAGTGCGTGACCGTCTCGGGCGTGAGCGCGTCGAGGGCGTCGGCGAGTGCGTCGACCGTCGGCGCCGCGGTGACGACGCCGAGCGAGTAGCGCTCGACGTAGTGCGCCATCTGACTGGACGGCCCGATGATCACCCCCAGTCGTGCCTGCACGAAGTCGAACAGCTTATTGGGCAGTGCCCACTCAAAGTTTCGCGTCGTCGGTGGCAGGACGAATACCCCGACGTCACCCGCGGCAAGGGTGTCGCCGAGTTGCTCATAGGGAACCGCCGGGTGCACGGTGACGCCCGGCACGTTCTTCGCCCGGTCGCGCAGCTCGTCGAGGTAGGCAGGGTCGTTGGGCATGAGGTACAGGTCGAGCGTTACGGCGGTCGTCGTGCGGGCAGCGGCGTCGATCATGAGTTCCAGGTGGCGACCTCGCTGGGCGACCCCGCTGTGCACGAGGCGAATCGGCGAGGCGACCGGCGTGGGCGTGCGCTCGGCGTAGGGCGCCGCGTTGACCACCACCTCGATGTCGTTGCGACGACTCAACTGGGCGTAGGCGTCGCGGATGATCGGGGCCACTGTGGAGACGGATCCCGTGCGGGCGAGTTCCCGGCGCGCGATGCTGCGGTACAGCGGCGCCAGATGGCGCCGCCAGCCGGCGTCGTGCGAGAGCAGGCCAGGCGTGTATTCATGCAGGTCGGCGTGCACCCTCTCTGCAGGGAACAGGTCGAGCGCGAGCGGCACTGCATCGAGATCGTTGACGATGACAGCGTCGGCGCGCTGGCCGACGAGGGCGGCGCGAACCCAGCGCATCGCGGGCGCATTGCGCAGCGCGCGCCGGCGCTGGGCCAGCACCAGCAGGCGGGCATTCAGCGGATAGACGGCGGCGTCGTCCGGAATCCGATGGTGTGCGGCCACGCCCGCCGGCTTCGGCCCGTATCCGCAGGTCACCACGTCTCCCAGTGCCGCCGCGAGTCGCACCTGCTTGAGCACACGAGCATCGGTCGCGATCGGCGAGAACGCGATGATGACGATCTGCGGGCGACTCACGCGTCCATCCTGGTCGATGACGGCCCTTCGCCGCAGACGCTCATGATGGTGGCTGAGGATCGCCGGCCGTCGTGCACGTCGGCGACGAACGCGGGGCCGGCGGCAGCGCGAGCGCGAGCTTCGTCGGGATGCGCGCACAGTTCGCGCATGCTGGCCTCCAGGCGAGCGGCGTTCGTGACCAGCATGGGCAGTTCGAGCCCCGTTTCCTGACGCACGATGTCGCGGACGTGTTCGCTCGGGTCGCCGACAACCACTCGGCCGGCCGCCATCGCCTCGCACGCGAGCACCCCGTACGAGCCGAGGCCCAGCTGGTCGACGACGATATCTGAGTCGGTGACCATCGTGCGCAGTTCGGCGTGGCTCACGCCTGAGACGCGTCGGTATTCGACGAGGCCCTCGTCTGAGAGGTTCCGAAGCACACGATCGATCACCGCCGACCCTTTGAGCGCCGCACGGCTGGGCGCGTGCAGGACGACGGGACGCCCGTCGTGCGAGAACGGGGCGCCAGCCGTGCTCCACGCCTGTGCGTCAACGACGAGGGGCAACCAGTGGGCCTCCGGCACATCGTTCAGCAGATCCGGGGTGGAGACGAAGGACGGAGCGGGATCACTCTGCCTGAGGCGCTGCGAGGTGGCGACGCGCCTGCGCAGGTCGCGGTACAGGTCCGCGGTGATGGCCCCTGTCGCGAAGGGTGAGTCGGCGTGCCGGGCGGCGTGCGCGTCGGGGTCGCGAATATCGCTGCCGTGCCACACGAACGCCAATTCGCGGCCGGCGCGGCGGACGCGCCGGGCGTCGTCGACAACGTCTCCGCGTATCCCGCCGGCGAAAATCGGTCGCGCACCCTCGATCAGGACGTGAGTAGCCTCTTCGAGCACCTGTCGGCGGTGACGTTTCTGCCACCGAGCGGACCACGCAAAGACCGGAGCGGGGATCGCGAGATCGACCTCGTGTCCGAAAGCAGCTCCCCGGTCGACCGCGAAAGACCGCGCGCTGACCCCGGGCGCGTGGCGACGCAGGCTCTCAGCCCACGCGGCGCCCTGCCCCGCGGCGTTCTCGGCGCCGATGGCGACGCGGGTGACCGCCGTCGAGTCGAATTCGAGCCGTGGAGGCAGGGCCCCGGGGTCGAATCGACGCCCCTCTGGCAGGAGTGCTGCCAGCACTGTGTCGGGGATGATCGCACTCGCACGCCCCACCAGCGTCATCGACCGCCTCCCGGCTCGAGGCGGTAGCGCACGAAACGGCGCAGCACCGTGTCGGTGCGCAGGCTGTCGATGAGGCGGGTCGGCAGCACGCGGGTGCGCCACGACCCCTCGTCGCGCTCACGGTCGCGGTCGACCACGTCGATCCACGGAAGGTCGTGGGCGAGCGCCTCGATCACGCCGCTCTCCGCCCGCGACAGTGCCGCCGCATACCCCGGCGCGAAGCGCGACAGCTCGCGAGCGAGTTGAGCGAGAACGGTTCGCTCCCCCACCGTCGGCTCGGCCCCGCGCCGTCGGGCGACCGCCCCGATGACGTGCACGCGGGCGACCTTCGCGG
The sequence above is a segment of the Microcella alkaliphila genome. Coding sequences within it:
- the galE gene encoding UDP-glucose 4-epimerase GalE, whose amino-acid sequence is MSVLVTGGSGYIGAHIVRQLRDRGDTPVVVDDFVTGRRERISGIPSVSLDLAGPDARRVLRDVITEHGVTAIVHLAARKQAGESVQHPLEYYRDNTRALAAVLAAARDTAVRDVVFSSSAAVYGDATADVDEDAPVAPANPYGRTKLLGEWLVAAAARAHGLRAVSLRYFNVAGAQWPDLVDTAGLNLIPMVLGRLRDGQSPRIFGDDYDTPDGTCIRDFVHVADVADAHLAVLDALPRQREPHRVFNVGTGVGTSVREIVDGLRARLPGSPPAIVLPRREGDPPRVVGNTAAIRRALDWRARHSINDVLDSAVARGE
- a CDS encoding cell wall-binding repeat-containing protein encodes the protein MTTGGVRWATRHGRLAVAAASVGALILVEAVVAASPAQATATTPWETVDAVTVSGEAEDVPAELEAALERDLGMSAREYVEQSERAREAVDRIDSLPAGIDVLGAELTTKAVVVYLSDPNQVPIVEAEGLVAEVGEPPSPDYSDELFLPANDLRGGLPYFFPGDGGEGFRCSVGFPGVATATGAPQFLTAGHCDGDLSGTRSIMTAVSPGNFRTPFVNIGEPIPDSHVTGGNGTSGGWDHGLVGVTRSGWTSRPEVVTWGGGQGGPLSSAPVIVRDATRAVVGAPICKSGGTTGWTCGTITAVNQNLRVGGADDPTAYQVNGIVASICVLGGDSGGAALTGTTAIGVTSASNSSGGCTAGSLGVFAPLYASSGASAETLYQGAWEPSIGISTPLVTTPSTTGSFTGSTMRGTLQHGGPRHRIEVTFNGSVTRTAAVASNGSWQVSVPNLPNGVTAYSVRARWGERSLSAARTGSWWNVSTARLAGPDRFATAVEISRAAFPSGAPVVVIANGLSFPDALSAGPAAVQLGGPVLLVGPTSIPSVVRTELNRLRPQRIVVVGGTGVVSGAVATELRSFASSRSVTRLGGADRYATSRAIAEFAFPRASEVYIATGAGFADALSAGAAGANRAAPVVLVPGTASTVDSATRSLLTRMRISQIYVAGGTGVVSGGVVTSLRTVAPVTRLAGADRFATSLAINKQAVRGSASDALVTYGLNFPDALAGSVLAGVRGAPMYIAPTTCVPRDMIAHMRSLSVGRVTLLGGSGVLSSDVGRLRPCP
- a CDS encoding cell wall-binding repeat-containing protein, which translates into the protein MKSLRRIVAVVASALLVGALIVATDAPEPAQAVNAADFDPGYIIADHLFYDGAAMSESEIQQFLNRQIGTCNNANCLNIYRQSTGDRPVTPRCNGYAGASNETAARIIFKVQQSCNISAKVILVTLQKEQSLVTSRSPSNSTLERAMGYYCPDDPSRPGWCHPDFAGFFNQVYNAAAQFQRYRLEPHNFSHRVRTQAVRYHPNTACGSVTVTIRNAATAGLYNYTPYTPNAAAMNNLFGLGDSCSAYGNRNFWRIYSQWFGSPTGFNPTNVGASRLAGDDRYSTSVEISKATYPDGAAVVYVAVGSSFPDGLAAAPAAANAGAPLLLTPSTGLPPVVRAEIQRLAPSRIVVVGGTGVIPGAVVDQLRPLAPSIRRDSGADRYTTANEVARAGFPSGASIAFVASGANFPDALAASAAAGALGGPVVLVPPGSTSMPQETRQLLGSLGVRTVVLAGGTGVLPGGSFVDSIRSISSVNSVVRQGGLDRYATAAAINTYAFPAAERAYLASGTNFPDALSAAAAAGATQSPLHLTPGTCMPAASGTHLGNAGVRHITLVGGTAIVAGTSRSFQPCL
- a CDS encoding glycosyltransferase, translating into MTGEDGVLVDVIIAVHNARRPVGRAVRSALVASARARVTVVCHNVESASIAAAIGDVAHDPRVRLIELHDGIASPSGPFNAGLDASSAQWLAIMGSDDELERGSVDAWLERAHETGADVVLPTIVRRSRVDQVVATPPARRGRDDRLDGIADRLAYRSAPLGLMRRNAIDGIRLAPGQSPGGDVIFTSRLYFSDRVITRHRGLGYIVHDDADDRVTLAPRGVAHALRFVDDLLSDRWFRAQPESVRRAIVVKTLRVNVLGQFVNRPMPEHWNDDEREELTGIVSQLDIAGPGALARLSRADRRLLDSLHPGSGVGADALVSLAKTRRRYGLPSTLLPRQLRYTFDPEAPMPMMVASWHTTRRDQRARRRLGRG
- a CDS encoding glycosyltransferase, whose translation is MSRPRLLIASFSPLAGDARVLKQIERFRDEYDLVTLGYGEAPLGVVEHLRVPDDAPAWRWPRAALILRQYRRAYWGNPAVAAARSLLAEPRASIDLALANDVDTVPLVMRSVDPRRVHVDLHEYAPRQREELLRWRLFVAPFLRWILRTFVTNAASTSTVSAGLARAYRSEFGVSPTVVTNATPYREAEPTPVGDPIRLVHSGAALPNRALELMIDAVEASTTSVTLDLYLTPNDPTYLEALRQRCARSTRSRLHDPVPYADLVDTLAHHDVGVFVLPPTSFNHRWALPNKLFDYVQARLGIIVGPSPEMSSIVDERGLGVVCGDFTAESLRRALEGLTPVRVVEMKAAAHRAAAPLSAALEVEKWAAALDVIRARGAQ
- a CDS encoding glycosyltransferase encodes the protein MSRPQIVIIAFSPIATDARVLKQVRLAAALGDVVTCGYGPKPAGVAAHHRIPDDAAVYPLNARLLVLAQRRRALRNAPAMRWVRAALVGQRADAVIVNDLDAVPLALDLFPAERVHADLHEYTPGLLSHDAGWRRHLAPLYRSIARRELARTGSVSTVAPIIRDAYAQLSRRNDIEVVVNAAPYAERTPTPVASPIRLVHSGVAQRGRHLELMIDAAARTTTAVTLDLYLMPNDPAYLDELRDRAKNVPGVTVHPAVPYEQLGDTLAAGDVGVFVLPPTTRNFEWALPNKLFDFVQARLGVIIGPSSQMAHYVERYSLGVVTAAPTVDALADALDALTPETVTHWKAAADRAAHDLSAEAAEGPWRRALVNRIGVAA
- a CDS encoding glycosyltransferase → MTLVGRASAIIPDTVLAALLPEGRRFDPGALPPRLEFDSTAVTRVAIGAENAAGQGAAWAESLRRHAPGVSARSFAVDRGAAFGHEVDLAIPAPVFAWSARWQKRHRRQVLEEATHVLIEGARPIFAGGIRGDVVDDARRVRRAGRELAFVWHGSDIRDPDAHAARHADSPFATGAITADLYRDLRRRVATSQRLRQSDPAPSFVSTPDLLNDVPEAHWLPLVVDAQAWSTAGAPFSHDGRPVVLHAPSRAALKGSAVIDRVLRNLSDEGLVEYRRVSGVSHAELRTMVTDSDIVVDQLGLGSYGVLACEAMAAGRVVVGDPSEHVRDIVRQETGLELPMLVTNAARLEASMRELCAHPDEARARAAAGPAFVADVHDGRRSSATIMSVCGEGPSSTRMDA